In the Purpureocillium takamizusanense chromosome 5, complete sequence genome, one interval contains:
- a CDS encoding uncharacterized protein (TransMembrane:13 (i32-51o63-85i106-133o179-202i214-234o260-285i297-324o353-380i392-415o427-446i458-476o482-502i523-539o)~COG:T~EggNog:ENOG503Q6XQ) yields MAIATSLKNLLARLAPPPSKSPDGRDQWPSRAAFLLASMGGCAGMGNLLRYPSQVFNNHGLQWFLPYLLCVLLIAIPVLALEIAVGQAHRGGCVVAYSSLGHRLRGVGLGMLYVGFVVSPYFVANLAWIMVYFRNSFTSPLPWEGGRGEDFFRRDVVANVDPVPGNFTADGSAVLDYTAYPGVALIGETVGWTAFTWLLVWLSIFRGVGLTGRVVYFTMGLPIVVTLILIGRALSLDDAARGVRLFWATWNGGQLGRGQIWQTACGQVFFSTGVGFGYFTSYASYNQKYSNAVMDAILIVSSNVLFENVAAFAVYGVVGFLGLFPEDGVRLGSFEVGFITLPSAVAQMPGANFWAVLLFFTLMVLGYSSAFAMVDALVTLVMDARPRSSRPLVVSAIVAVFFLLSLPYCTQFGYYLLTGIDRWTNDVALVFVVWAECVSSTTVYRWKDVVGQVGLPSFAIYNAGYFGGMILGVTVAQTVSPAAGAGVGFGLFIVGTLVAGLTGRVPDAATPRGWSNSLFGRRLWFVAFYSVSLTPSFTTRRHESRI; encoded by the coding sequence atggccatcGCAACGTCCCTCAAGAACCTCCTCGCGCGgctcgcccccccgcccagcAAGTCCCCCGACGGGCGCGACCAGTGGCCCTCGCGGGCCGCCTTCCTGCTCGCCTCGAtgggcggctgcgcgggcaTGGGCAACCTCCTCCGCTACCCGTCGCAGGTCTTCAACAACCACGGCCTGCAGTGGTTCCTCCCCTACCTGCTGTGCGTCCTGCTCATCGCCatccccgtcctcgccctcgagatcgccgtcggccaggcccaccgcggcggctgcgtcgtcgcctaCTCGAGCCTCGGCCaccgcctgcgcggcgtcggcctcggcatgctctacgtcggcttcgtcgtgaGCCCCTACTTTGTCGCCAACCTCGCCTGGATCATGGTCTACTTTCGCAACTCCTTCACCAGCCCCCTGCCGtgggagggcggccgcggcgaggactTCTTCCggcgcgacgtcgtcgccaacgtgGACCCCGTGCCGGGCAACTtcaccgccgacggctccgccgtgctcgacTACACCGCGTACCCGGGCGTCGCGCTCATCGGCGAGACGGTCGGCTGGACCGCCTTCACCTGGCTGCTGGTCTGGCTGTCCATCTTCCGCGGCGTGGGGCTCaccggccgcgtcgtctACTTCACCATGGGGctccccatcgtcgtcaccctcatcctcatcgggCGCGCGCtgtcgctcgacgacgcggcccgcggcgtgcgCCTCTTCTGGGCGACGTGGaacggcgggcagctcggccgcgggcaGATCTGGCAGACGGCGTGCGGGCAAGTCTTCTTCTCCACgggcgtcggcttcggctACTTTACGAGCTACGCGTCGTATAACCAAAAGTACTCCAACGCCGTCATGGACGCCATCCTCATCGTGTCTAGCAACGTGCTGTTTGAAaacgtcgccgcctttgccgtgtatggcgtcgtcggcttcctcggcctgtttcccgaggacggcgtccgCCTGGGCAGCTTCGAGGTCGGCTTCATCACCCTGCCGTCTGCCGTGGCGCAGATGCCCGGCGCCAACTTTTGGGCggtcctcctcttcttcaccCTCATGGTGCTCGGCTACAGCTCTGCCTTTGCCATggtcgacgcgctcgtcaccctcgtcatggacgcccgcccgcgctcgagccgcccgctcgtcgtctccgccatcgtcgccgtcttcttccttctttcGTTGCCGTATTGCACGCAGTTTGGGTACTACCTGCTCACGGGCATCGATCGCTGGACCAACGACGTGGCGCTCGTCTTCGTTGTCTGGGCCGAGTGCGTATCGTCCACCACCGTGTACCGTTGGAaggatgtcgtcggccaggtcgGACTGCCGTCGTTTGCGATATACAACGCGGGCTACTTTGGCGGCATGATTCTCGGCGTGACGGTCGCGCAGACTGTTTcgcccgctgctggtgcagggGTTGGCTTTGGACTCTTCATCGTCGGCACCCTCGTTGCGGGTTTGACGGGTAGGGTCCCtgacgcggcgacgccccgAGGATGGAGCAACAGTCTCTTTGGCAGGAGACTCTGGTTTGTTGCTTTCTACTCTGTGAGCCTCACCCCTTCCTTCACCACGAGACGCCATGAGTCCCGGATCTGA